One segment of Kogia breviceps isolate mKogBre1 chromosome 14, mKogBre1 haplotype 1, whole genome shotgun sequence DNA contains the following:
- the COPS6 gene encoding COP9 signalosome complex subunit 6 isoform X2, producing the protein MASGVTGSVSVALHPLVILNISDHWIRMRSQEGRPMQVIGALIGKQEGRNIEVMNSFELLSHTVEEKIIIDKEYYYTKEEQFKQVFKELEFLGWYTTGGPPDPSDIHVHKQVCEIIESPLFLKLNPMTKHTDLPVSVFESVIDIINGEATMLFAELTYTLATEEAERIGVDHVARMTATGSGENSTVAEHLIAQHSAIKMLHSRVKLILEYVKASEAGEVPFNHEILREAYALCHCLPVLSTDKFKTDFYDQCNDVGLMAYLGTITKTCNTMNQFVNKFNVLYDRQGIGRRMRGLFF; encoded by the exons ATGGCCTCCGGAGTGACTGGCAGCGTTTCAGTCGCTCTTCATCCCCTCGTCATTCTCAACATCTCAGATCATTGGATTCGCATGCGCTCGCAGGAGGGGCGGCCTATGCAGG TGATCGGGGCTCTGATCGGGAAGCAGGAGGGCCGAAATATCGAGGTGATGAACTCCTTTGAGCTGCTGTCCCACACCGTGGAAGAGAAGATTATCATCGACAAGGAATATTATTACACCAAGGAGGAGCAGT TTAAACAGGTATTCAAGGAGCTGGAGTTCCTCGGTTGGTATACCACAGGGGGGCCGCCTGACCCCTCCGACATCCACGTCCATAAGCAG GTGTGCGAGATAATTGAGAGCCCTCTGTTTCTTAAGTTGAACCCTATGACCAAGCACACAGAT CTTCCTGTCAGCGTTTTTGAGTCTGTCATAGACATAATCAATGGAGAG GCCACAATGCTGTTTGCTGAGCTGACCTACACTCTGGCCACAGAGGAAGCTGAACGCATTGGTGTGGATCACGTGGCGCGAATGACAGCAACAGGCAGCGGAGAGAACTCCACTG TAGCTGAACACCTGATCGCACAGCACAGCGCCATCAAGATGCTGCACAGCCGCGTCAAGCTCATCTTGGAGTACGTCAAGGCCTCTGAAGCAG GAGAGGTCCCCTTTAACCATGAGATCCTGCGCGAGGCCTATGCTCTGTGTCACTGCCTCCCGGTGCTCAGCACAGACAAGTTCAAGACAGACTTTTACGAT CAATGCAACGACGTGGGGCTCATGGCCTACCTTGGCACCATCACCAAGACGTGCAACACCATGAACCAGTTCGTGAACAAGTTCAACGTCCTCTATGACCGACaaggcattggcaggcggatgcggGGGCTTTTCTTCTGA
- the COPS6 gene encoding COP9 signalosome complex subunit 6 isoform X1: protein MAAAAPAANGTGGSSGMEVDAAVVPSVMASGVTGSVSVALHPLVILNISDHWIRMRSQEGRPMQVIGALIGKQEGRNIEVMNSFELLSHTVEEKIIIDKEYYYTKEEQFKQVFKELEFLGWYTTGGPPDPSDIHVHKQVCEIIESPLFLKLNPMTKHTDLPVSVFESVIDIINGEATMLFAELTYTLATEEAERIGVDHVARMTATGSGENSTVAEHLIAQHSAIKMLHSRVKLILEYVKASEAGEVPFNHEILREAYALCHCLPVLSTDKFKTDFYDQCNDVGLMAYLGTITKTCNTMNQFVNKFNVLYDRQGIGRRMRGLFF, encoded by the exons atggcggcggcggcgcctgCGGCGAACGGGACCGGAGGGAGCAGCGGGATGGAGGTGGATGCTGCAG TCGTGCCCAGCGTGATGGCCTCCGGAGTGACTGGCAGCGTTTCAGTCGCTCTTCATCCCCTCGTCATTCTCAACATCTCAGATCATTGGATTCGCATGCGCTCGCAGGAGGGGCGGCCTATGCAGG TGATCGGGGCTCTGATCGGGAAGCAGGAGGGCCGAAATATCGAGGTGATGAACTCCTTTGAGCTGCTGTCCCACACCGTGGAAGAGAAGATTATCATCGACAAGGAATATTATTACACCAAGGAGGAGCAGT TTAAACAGGTATTCAAGGAGCTGGAGTTCCTCGGTTGGTATACCACAGGGGGGCCGCCTGACCCCTCCGACATCCACGTCCATAAGCAG GTGTGCGAGATAATTGAGAGCCCTCTGTTTCTTAAGTTGAACCCTATGACCAAGCACACAGAT CTTCCTGTCAGCGTTTTTGAGTCTGTCATAGACATAATCAATGGAGAG GCCACAATGCTGTTTGCTGAGCTGACCTACACTCTGGCCACAGAGGAAGCTGAACGCATTGGTGTGGATCACGTGGCGCGAATGACAGCAACAGGCAGCGGAGAGAACTCCACTG TAGCTGAACACCTGATCGCACAGCACAGCGCCATCAAGATGCTGCACAGCCGCGTCAAGCTCATCTTGGAGTACGTCAAGGCCTCTGAAGCAG GAGAGGTCCCCTTTAACCATGAGATCCTGCGCGAGGCCTATGCTCTGTGTCACTGCCTCCCGGTGCTCAGCACAGACAAGTTCAAGACAGACTTTTACGAT CAATGCAACGACGTGGGGCTCATGGCCTACCTTGGCACCATCACCAAGACGTGCAACACCATGAACCAGTTCGTGAACAAGTTCAACGTCCTCTATGACCGACaaggcattggcaggcggatgcggGGGCTTTTCTTCTGA